In the genome of Xanthobacteraceae bacterium, one region contains:
- the phbB gene encoding acetoacetyl-CoA reductase yields MARVALVSGGTRGIGAAISRALKDAGYKVAANYGGNDEAAAKFKGETGINVYKWDVSSFDACSEGIKKVEADLGPIEVLVNNAGITRDAMLHRMTADQWNAVITTNLNSLFNMCRPVIEGMRARKFGRIVNISSINGQKGQMGQTNYSAAKAGDIGFTKALAQESAKAGITVNAICPGYINTEMVQAVPKDVLEKNIIPQIPVGRLGEANEIARCVVFLASDDAGFITGSTMTVNGAQYIT; encoded by the coding sequence ATGGCACGCGTTGCGTTGGTTTCCGGCGGCACCCGTGGAATCGGGGCTGCAATTTCCAGAGCGCTGAAGGATGCAGGTTACAAGGTTGCGGCCAACTACGGCGGCAACGACGAAGCAGCGGCGAAGTTCAAGGGCGAGACGGGCATCAACGTCTACAAGTGGGATGTAAGCTCCTTCGACGCCTGTTCGGAAGGCATCAAGAAGGTCGAGGCCGATCTCGGGCCGATCGAGGTGCTGGTCAACAACGCGGGCATCACGCGCGACGCGATGCTGCATCGCATGACCGCCGACCAGTGGAACGCAGTTATCACCACGAACCTCAACTCGCTGTTCAATATGTGCCGCCCGGTGATCGAGGGCATGCGCGCGCGCAAGTTCGGCCGCATCGTCAACATTTCGTCGATCAACGGCCAGAAAGGCCAGATGGGCCAGACCAACTATTCGGCGGCGAAAGCAGGCGACATCGGTTTCACCAAAGCGCTGGCGCAGGAATCGGCGAAAGCGGGCATCACCGTGAACGCGATCTGTCCAGGCTACATCAACACTGAGATGGTGCAAGCGGTGCCGAAGGATGTGCTGGAGAAGAATATCATTCCGCAGATTCCGGTGGGCCGTCTTGGGGAAGCCAACGAAATCGCGCGCTGCGTGGTGTTCCTCGCAAGCGACGACGCAGGCTTCATCACCGGCTCCACGATGACTGTGAACGGCGCGCAGTACATTACGTAA
- a CDS encoding cupin domain-containing protein, protein MSITALSAAEVIALLDLRPHPEGGHFRETFRDMRRTDGRAASTAIYFLLAKGERSHWHKVDAAECWHYYAGAPLALHYAASEHTPAAAITLGTDITNGQQPQFVIPQDNWQAAETLGEWTLVGCTVAPGFEFSGFMLARKDWSPGPLSE, encoded by the coding sequence ATGAGCATTACCGCGCTATCGGCTGCGGAAGTGATTGCGCTGCTCGACCTGCGCCCGCATCCGGAGGGCGGCCATTTCCGCGAGACCTTCCGCGACATGCGCAGGACGGACGGACGCGCTGCATCGACGGCGATCTATTTCCTGCTCGCGAAAGGCGAGCGCTCGCACTGGCACAAGGTCGATGCCGCGGAATGCTGGCACTACTACGCGGGCGCGCCGCTTGCCCTGCACTACGCAGCCAGCGAACATACGCCGGCCGCCGCGATCACGCTCGGCACCGACATCACAAACGGCCAGCAGCCGCAATTCGTGATCCCGCAGGACAACTGGCAAGCCGCGGAAACACTCGGCGAATGGACGCTGGTTGGCTGCACCGTCGCGCCGGGCTTTGAATTTTCCGGTTTCATGCTCGCTAGGAAAGATTGGTCACCCGGACCTTTGAGCGAGTGA
- the phaR gene encoding polyhydroxyalkanoate synthesis repressor PhaR gives MAKPQEPVTIKKYANRRLYNTGTSAYVTLEDLAVMVKSGEDFVVYDAKTGEDITRSVLTQIIFEQEGKSGQNLLPINFLRQLIRFYGDSMQLLVPRYLETSLSHFTQEQEKFREQMGKTFNIPGFGAFEDQVKRNMEMFQRAFTMFLPTAKDNVTNPPPEAAGGDDIDSLKRQVSEMQKKLDKIGE, from the coding sequence ATGGCCAAGCCGCAAGAACCGGTAACGATCAAAAAATACGCCAACCGGCGGCTCTACAACACGGGAACCAGCGCCTACGTCACGCTGGAAGACCTCGCCGTCATGGTGAAGTCCGGCGAGGATTTCGTGGTCTACGACGCCAAGACCGGCGAGGACATCACCCGGTCGGTCCTGACCCAGATCATTTTCGAGCAGGAAGGCAAGAGCGGGCAGAACCTTCTGCCCATCAACTTCCTGCGCCAGCTCATCCGCTTCTACGGCGACTCCATGCAATTGCTGGTTCCGCGGTATCTCGAAACCTCGCTCTCGCATTTCACGCAAGAGCAGGAAAAGTTCCGCGAACAGATGGGCAAGACCTTCAACATTCCGGGCTTCGGTGCGTTCGAGGATCAGGTGAAGCGCAACATGGAGATGTTCCAGCGCGCCTTCACGATGTTCCTGCCGACCGCGAAGGACAACGTCACCAACCCGCCGCCGGAAGCGGCCGGCGGCGACGACATCGACTCGCTCAAGCGTCAGGTGTCGGAGATGCAAAAGAAGCTCGACAAGATCGGCGAGTAA
- the metW gene encoding methionine biosynthesis protein MetW, producing the protein MLTTTNPGAFTAHAVPRAPRVDLVVVANMVEPGSRVLDVGCGDGELLQLLAETRNVDARGIEISRDGVNECVAKGLAVIQGDADTDLADYPDNTFDYVILSQTIQATRRPRWVLEQMLRIGRRVIVSFPNFGHWRIRGQLLWNGRMPVTKNLPVSWYDTPNIHFCTIRDFVELTRELDAKIERAVAFGPSGGRVRFDAPWWFWNMFGEQAVFLLSRKP; encoded by the coding sequence ATGCTCACCACTACCAATCCCGGCGCGTTCACCGCGCATGCCGTTCCAAGAGCGCCGCGCGTCGACCTCGTCGTGGTCGCGAACATGGTGGAGCCGGGTTCGCGCGTGCTGGACGTCGGCTGCGGCGACGGCGAGCTGCTGCAACTGCTCGCAGAGACCCGCAATGTCGATGCGCGCGGCATCGAGATTTCGCGCGACGGCGTGAACGAATGTGTCGCGAAGGGCCTCGCCGTGATTCAGGGCGACGCCGATACCGACCTCGCCGACTATCCCGACAATACCTTCGACTACGTCATCCTTTCGCAGACGATTCAGGCCACGCGCCGCCCGCGCTGGGTGCTGGAACAGATGCTGCGTATCGGCCGCCGCGTGATCGTATCGTTTCCGAACTTCGGCCACTGGCGCATCCGCGGCCAGTTGCTATGGAACGGCCGCATGCCGGTGACGAAGAACCTTCCCGTTAGCTGGTACGACACGCCGAATATCCACTTCTGCACCATCCGCGATTTCGTCGAACTGACGCGCGAACTGGACGCGAAGATCGAGCGCGCGGTTGCGTTCGGACCGAGCGGCGGGCGCGTGCGCTTCGATGCGCCGTGGTGGTTCTGGAATATGTTCGGCGAGCAGGCGGTATTCCTGCTGTCCCGCAAACCTTAG
- the gloB gene encoding hydroxyacylglutathione hydrolase encodes MAVEVRLIPCLSDNYAVLIHHADSKTTALIDAPEPGPILEALAREGWNLTHILITHHHADHVQGIAAIREKFPVPVYGPRAEADKIPGISVKLGHLDVAEVGPLRADVIDTPGHTAGHISYHFPKEMLLFSGDTLFALGCGRPFERPAEVLWQSLLKLRELPPETKIYCGHEYTLSNAKFSVTVDPNNTQLKERLKQIEAMRAKGEPTVPSTMEEELHTNPFLRADNPDVQEAVGMKGEDSGAVFTKLRELKNTFKG; translated from the coding sequence ATGGCGGTCGAAGTTCGCCTGATTCCCTGCCTGAGCGATAATTACGCGGTTCTGATTCACCATGCCGATAGCAAGACCACCGCGCTGATCGACGCACCGGAGCCCGGACCGATTCTGGAGGCGCTCGCGCGGGAAGGCTGGAACCTCACCCATATCCTGATCACGCATCATCATGCGGATCATGTGCAGGGCATCGCCGCGATCCGTGAAAAATTCCCGGTGCCGGTTTACGGCCCGCGCGCGGAAGCGGACAAGATCCCCGGCATTTCCGTGAAGCTCGGCCATCTCGATGTCGCGGAAGTCGGTCCGCTGCGCGCCGACGTGATCGACACGCCAGGCCACACTGCGGGTCACATTTCCTATCACTTCCCGAAGGAAATGCTGCTGTTCTCCGGCGACACGTTGTTTGCGCTCGGCTGCGGACGTCCGTTCGAGCGGCCCGCGGAAGTGCTGTGGCAATCGCTCCTGAAGCTGCGCGAGCTTCCGCCCGAAACCAAAATCTATTGCGGGCACGAATACACGCTTTCCAATGCAAAATTTTCGGTCACCGTCGATCCCAACAACACGCAGTTGAAGGAACGCCTCAAGCAGATCGAAGCGATGCGCGCGAAGGGCGAACCCACCGTGCCCTCGACCATGGAGGAGGAGCTTCACACCAATCCGTTCCTGCGCGCCGATAACCCGGATGTGCAGGAAGCGGTCGGCATGAAGGGCGAGGATTCCGGCGCCGTGTTCACGAAGCTCCGCGAACTCAAGAATACGTTCAAGGGATGA
- a CDS encoding EamA family transporter has product MQSSPSTQTAATLTGLAAVFMWSFLSLLTVASGTMPPFQLAAITFLIGGLIGVASWIARPDAARSLKQPPVVWLLGVGGLFGYHALYFAALRLAPPAEAQLFNYLWPLLIVLFSALLPGEKLKPHHILGVLLGLAGTLVLIAGMRGVEIKREYIFGYLCALGAALAWSGYSVLSRPFKNVPSDAVAGFCLATAALSLACHLSFEQTVWPANTLQWLSVIALGIFPVGLAFYAWDRGVKFGDIRALGAASYAAPLLSTIFLVLAGYAEPRWSLALAAILISLGGVVAAKDMFTRSKVRVTNLS; this is encoded by the coding sequence ATGCAGTCATCTCCCTCGACGCAAACGGCGGCGACGCTTACGGGCCTTGCCGCCGTTTTCATGTGGTCGTTCCTGTCGCTGCTCACGGTGGCAAGCGGGACGATGCCGCCGTTCCAACTCGCGGCGATTACTTTCCTGATCGGCGGGCTGATCGGCGTGGCAAGCTGGATCGCACGGCCTGATGCTGCGCGTTCGCTGAAGCAGCCGCCCGTGGTGTGGTTGCTCGGTGTCGGCGGTTTGTTCGGCTATCACGCGCTCTATTTCGCGGCGCTGCGGCTCGCGCCTCCGGCGGAAGCGCAGTTGTTCAATTATCTATGGCCGTTGCTGATCGTGTTGTTCTCGGCGTTGCTACCGGGCGAAAAGCTGAAACCCCATCACATCCTCGGCGTGTTGCTCGGTCTGGCGGGAACGCTCGTGCTGATCGCGGGCATGCGCGGGGTCGAGATCAAGCGCGAATACATCTTCGGCTATCTCTGTGCGCTCGGCGCGGCGCTGGCGTGGTCAGGGTACTCGGTGTTGTCGCGGCCCTTCAAGAACGTGCCGAGCGATGCGGTGGCAGGGTTCTGCCTTGCGACCGCGGCGCTTTCGCTGGCTTGTCATTTGTCGTTTGAACAAACGGTGTGGCCTGCGAACACGCTGCAATGGCTGAGCGTCATTGCACTTGGAATCTTCCCCGTGGGGCTTGCGTTCTATGCGTGGGATCGCGGCGTGAAGTTCGGCGACATCCGCGCGCTCGGCGCCGCTTCCTATGCAGCGCCGTTGCTCTCGACGATCTTTCTGGTGCTCGCGGGCTATGCAGAGCCGCGCTGGTCGCTGGCGCTTGCGGCTATCCTGATTTCGCTCGGCGGCGTCGTTGCCGCGAAAGACATGTTCACTCGCTCAAAGGTCCGGGTGACCAATCTTTCCTAG
- a CDS encoding acetyl-CoA C-acetyltransferase encodes MADGVVIVGAARTPVGAFNGSLAGIPAHELGKVAIEAALSRAGVEAGQVSELIFGQVLTAAQGMNPARQASKAAGLPNETPAWLVNQVCGSGLRSVALGYQSIMNGDSEIVISGGQESMSNSVHAAHLRAGHRMGDVKFIDTMIRDGLWDVFNGYHMGGTAENVAKQWQITREMQDQFAVASQNKAEAAKKAGKFKDEIVPVTIKSKKGDIVFDTDEYIRDGATLDAMAKLKPAFDKEGTVTAANASGINDGAAALVLMKESEAKKQNKKIIARIASWAQAGVDPSIMGTGPIPASRAALKKAGWNVQDLDLVEANEAFAAQACAVNKDMGWDPAKVNVNGGAIAIGHPIGASGARVLVTLLHEMERRGAKKGLSTLCIGGGMGIALCVERN; translated from the coding sequence ATGGCGGACGGAGTGGTGATTGTCGGCGCAGCGCGTACCCCGGTCGGAGCCTTTAACGGCTCGCTGGCGGGCATTCCTGCGCATGAGCTTGGAAAAGTCGCGATCGAGGCCGCGCTTTCGCGCGCAGGCGTCGAGGCGGGACAGGTTTCGGAACTCATTTTTGGTCAGGTGCTGACGGCCGCGCAGGGCATGAATCCTGCGCGTCAGGCTTCGAAGGCAGCGGGTCTTCCGAACGAAACCCCTGCGTGGCTCGTTAACCAGGTCTGCGGTTCGGGTCTGCGTTCGGTCGCGCTCGGCTACCAGTCGATCATGAACGGCGACAGTGAGATCGTTATCTCGGGTGGTCAGGAGTCCATGTCGAACTCGGTGCACGCGGCGCATCTGCGCGCGGGTCATCGCATGGGCGACGTGAAGTTCATCGACACCATGATCCGCGACGGGTTGTGGGATGTCTTCAACGGCTACCACATGGGCGGAACGGCGGAGAACGTCGCGAAGCAGTGGCAGATCACGCGCGAAATGCAGGACCAGTTCGCGGTCGCCTCGCAGAACAAGGCCGAAGCCGCGAAGAAGGCCGGCAAGTTCAAGGACGAGATCGTGCCGGTGACGATCAAGTCGAAGAAGGGCGACATCGTATTCGATACCGACGAATACATCCGCGATGGCGCGACCCTCGACGCCATGGCGAAGCTGAAGCCTGCCTTCGACAAGGAAGGCACGGTCACGGCCGCCAACGCTTCAGGCATCAATGACGGCGCTGCAGCGCTCGTATTGATGAAGGAGAGCGAAGCGAAGAAACAGAACAAGAAGATCATCGCCCGCATCGCCTCGTGGGCGCAGGCGGGCGTCGATCCGTCGATCATGGGTACCGGTCCGATCCCGGCATCCCGCGCGGCGCTGAAGAAAGCCGGCTGGAACGTGCAGGATCTCGATCTGGTCGAAGCCAACGAAGCCTTCGCGGCGCAAGCCTGTGCCGTGAACAAGGACATGGGCTGGGATCCGGCCAAGGTGAACGTGAACGGCGGCGCCATTGCCATCGGTCATCCGATCGGCGCTTCCGGCGCCCGCGTCCTCGTCACGCTGCTTCACGAAATGGAACGCCGCGGCGCGAAGAAAGGGCTTTCCACGCTCTGCATCGGCGGTGGCATGGGTATCGCGCTCTGCGTAGAGAGAAACTAA
- a CDS encoding methyltransferase domain-containing protein, whose product MFLDVVDLRSFYAQPLGTMTRRFLTRAIRTRWPDTKGMSVLGLGYATPYLGVFRDEGEHTFAFMPGAQGVVKWPSASPTLAALVSEIEMPLRDAMIDRVLAVHALEMTPNAAEMLKEVWRVLAPGGRMLLVVPNRRGPWARMDSTPFGHGQPFSRSQLLTLLREALFTPVGWHEALWFPPVARRWWLRTAPAWERTGAALSLPFHGVHIVEATKQVWRPVQVKKFREATVLAPAGAQPA is encoded by the coding sequence ATGTTCCTCGACGTCGTCGATCTTCGCTCGTTCTACGCACAGCCGCTCGGCACCATGACGCGGCGGTTCTTGACGCGCGCGATCCGCACACGCTGGCCGGATACGAAAGGCATGTCGGTGCTGGGTCTCGGTTATGCGACGCCTTATCTCGGCGTGTTCCGCGACGAAGGCGAGCATACGTTTGCGTTCATGCCGGGCGCGCAGGGCGTGGTGAAGTGGCCGTCCGCATCGCCGACGCTGGCCGCGCTCGTATCAGAGATCGAAATGCCGCTGCGCGACGCCATGATCGACCGCGTGCTTGCGGTCCACGCCTTGGAAATGACGCCGAATGCGGCGGAGATGCTGAAGGAAGTCTGGCGCGTGCTGGCGCCGGGCGGACGCATGTTGCTCGTGGTGCCGAACCGGCGCGGACCCTGGGCGCGGATGGATTCGACGCCGTTCGGTCACGGCCAGCCGTTCTCGCGCTCTCAGTTGCTCACCTTGTTGCGCGAGGCGCTGTTCACGCCGGTCGGCTGGCATGAGGCCTTGTGGTTTCCGCCGGTGGCGCGGCGCTGGTGGCTGCGCACTGCGCCGGCATGGGAGCGCACGGGCGCGGCGCTCTCACTCCCGTTTCACGGCGTGCATATCGTGGAGGCGACCAAGCAGGTGTGGCGGCCGGTACAGGTGAAGAAATTCCGCGAAGCAACCGTGCTTGCGCCCGCAGGCGCGCAGCCCGCCTAA